From the genome of Amyelois transitella isolate CPQ chromosome 16, ilAmyTran1.1, whole genome shotgun sequence, one region includes:
- the LOC106129699 gene encoding uncharacterized protein LOC106129699 isoform X2, with the protein MDKKLDLLSLLETDTWGASDDLLENIFSLEQGSLNFLEESMPDFGLCPDAVPPPSQALSSSSSDSGLSSDPAEFDFEQQLSPFLIQNSCDEEVSTAGLEPTSPGDAQEVVIQDSGDSNGSNVEFDMQHFEENVVPGFINNNTFQSPGKGGRKRRLSQTPQATVQPKVQKPLIKVSATPKPQLVVKAQPQKPVKVSNIQVINPQTKVYSKPVETVAPQRRVIRVAPMTGGNPRSILLPVTIKDMKDLKSIKIINAADLKNSNLKLAAANLLSHSKMQDFKVESRSDYEYDRSNCDDSGSERSEDDEADQREMNDGRNGYPRLVLTAEERRLLAKEGITLPTSYPLTKHEERELKRIRRKIRNKISAQDSRKRKKEYVDGLEDRVKQCTAENQTLIRRIKILQSQNQTLSAQLKRLQNVLTGVTTGSSSKSAQPATCLLVLLLSVALVALPSMREELQAPRQHSQPAQRAITRALLSATNKMTLDETVIDDGEFNMEELITFNRPHSDHDYQVVKNLDTPKVLYGGYVDLPIDEDWPPNLKKRMKKLEFDYEDGKDYLPPIVKEENYENFYKIEKTRDDDVYNDDKGLLTNALLSTGRKLGELLEAFPLIPVKNEDILVEEISDYDTRNITEVKSFVVNGTFNEF; encoded by the exons ATGGATAAGAAACTAGATCTCTTATCTCTTCTTGAG ACCGACACATGGGGAGCTTCAGATGACCTGTTGGAGAACATATTCTCCTTGGAGCAGGGGTCATTGAACTTCCTCGAGGAGTCTATGCCCGACTTCGGCCTGTGCCCAGACGCCGTCCCTCCACCGTCCCAGGCCCTGAGCAGTTCCAGCTCTGATAGTGGATTGTCTAGTGATCCGGCtgaatt tgacTTCGAGCAGCAACTCTCGCCTTTCCTTATCCAAAACTCTTGCGATGAAGAGGTCTCCACGGCCGGCTTGGAGCCCACTAGCCCCGGGGACGCGCAGGAGGTGGTCATCCAAGACTCGGGAGACTCCAACGGCTCCAACGTGGAATTCGACATGCAGCACTTCGAGGAAAACGTTGTACCTGGCTTCATCAATAACAATACATTCCAAAGTCCCG GAAAAGGCGGGCGCAAACGCCGTCTCTCGCAAACGCCACAGGCTACTGTTCAGCCTAAAGTCCAAAAGCCGTTAATAAAAGTGTCCGCCACGCCTAAACCTCAGCTGGTTGTCAAAGCACAACCCCAAAAACCCGTAAAAGTATCCAACATCCAAGTCATAAATCCCCAGACGAAAGTCTACTCGAAACCAGTAGAGACAGTCGCACCCCAAAGACGAGTGATCAGAGTAGCTCCTATGACGGGTGGTAATCCAAGGTCGATACTACTGCCTGTAACAATCAAAGACATGAAGGATTTGAAATCGATAAAGATTATAAACGCGGCTGATCTGAAGAATTCTAATTTGAAATTGGCTGCGGCTAACCTCCTGTCGCACAGCAAGATGCAAGATTTCAAAGTGGAGTCGCGCAGTGATTACGAATACGACCGGAGCAATTGTG ACGACTCGGGGAGCGAACGGAGCGAGGATGACGAAGCAGATCAACGCGAAATGAACGACGGTCGCAACGGCTATCCCCGTCTCGTTCTAACAGCCGAGGAGAGGCGGCTGTTGGCGAAGGAAGGAATCACTTTGCCGACGAGCTACCCCCTAACTAAACACGAGGAGAGGGAATTAAAGAGGATCAGGCGCAAGATCAGGAATAAGATCTCTGCGCAAGATTCTAGAAAGAGGAAGAAGGAATATGTTGACGGGCTTGAAGATAG GGTCAAACAGTGCACGGCTGAGAACCAAACGCTGATCAGAAGAATAAAGATACTGCAGTCGCAGAACCAGACGCTCAGCGCGCAATTGAAGCGGCTACAG AACGTTCTAACAGGCGTGACGACAGGCTCCAGCAGCAAATCAGCGCAGCCTGCCACCTGTCTGTTAGTTCTGCTTCTGTCCGTCGCGCTGGTGGCGCTGCCGTCGATGCGCGAGGAGCTGCAAGCGCCGCGGCAGCACTCGCAGCCCGCACAGCGCGCCATCACGAGAGCTCTGCTGTCCGCCACCAACA AAATGACGCTGGACGAGACAGTGATAGATGACGGCGAATTCAACATGGAGGAGCTGATCACGTTCAACCGCCCCCACTCCGACCACGACTACCAGGTGGTCAAGAACCTCGACACACCCAAGGTACTGTACGGAGGTTACGTAGACCTCCCCATAGACGAAGACTGGCCGCCGAACCTGAAGAAACGCATGAAAAAACTGGAATTCGATTACGAAGACGGCAAAGATTATTTGCCGCCGATCGTCAAAGAAGAGAACTACGAAAACTTctacaaaatagaaaaaacgCGCGACGATGATGTTTACAATGATGACAAGGGATTGCTGACTAATGCTCTTCTCTCCACTGGCAGAAAACTAGGCGAGCTACTCGAAGCATTCCCTCTTATACCCGTCAAAAATGAGGACATACTGGTTGAAGAAATTTCCGATTATGACACCAGAAATATAACAGAAGTGAAAAGCTTTGTCGTCAACGGCACTTTTAATgaattctaa
- the LOC106129699 gene encoding uncharacterized protein LOC106129699 isoform X1 encodes MTLVNEDMNRILEYLKNDQELEGGNLKMDCFQQETLLTDTWGASDDLLENIFSLEQGSLNFLEESMPDFGLCPDAVPPPSQALSSSSSDSGLSSDPAEFDFEQQLSPFLIQNSCDEEVSTAGLEPTSPGDAQEVVIQDSGDSNGSNVEFDMQHFEENVVPGFINNNTFQSPGKGGRKRRLSQTPQATVQPKVQKPLIKVSATPKPQLVVKAQPQKPVKVSNIQVINPQTKVYSKPVETVAPQRRVIRVAPMTGGNPRSILLPVTIKDMKDLKSIKIINAADLKNSNLKLAAANLLSHSKMQDFKVESRSDYEYDRSNCDDSGSERSEDDEADQREMNDGRNGYPRLVLTAEERRLLAKEGITLPTSYPLTKHEERELKRIRRKIRNKISAQDSRKRKKEYVDGLEDRVKQCTAENQTLIRRIKILQSQNQTLSAQLKRLQNVLTGVTTGSSSKSAQPATCLLVLLLSVALVALPSMREELQAPRQHSQPAQRAITRALLSATNKMTLDETVIDDGEFNMEELITFNRPHSDHDYQVVKNLDTPKVLYGGYVDLPIDEDWPPNLKKRMKKLEFDYEDGKDYLPPIVKEENYENFYKIEKTRDDDVYNDDKGLLTNALLSTGRKLGELLEAFPLIPVKNEDILVEEISDYDTRNITEVKSFVVNGTFNEF; translated from the exons ATGACTCTCGTCAATGAAGATATGAACAGGATCCTGGAGTACCTTAAAAATGACCAGGAACTAGAAGGAggaaatttgaaaatggatTGCTTTCAGCAAGAAACGCTATTG ACCGACACATGGGGAGCTTCAGATGACCTGTTGGAGAACATATTCTCCTTGGAGCAGGGGTCATTGAACTTCCTCGAGGAGTCTATGCCCGACTTCGGCCTGTGCCCAGACGCCGTCCCTCCACCGTCCCAGGCCCTGAGCAGTTCCAGCTCTGATAGTGGATTGTCTAGTGATCCGGCtgaatt tgacTTCGAGCAGCAACTCTCGCCTTTCCTTATCCAAAACTCTTGCGATGAAGAGGTCTCCACGGCCGGCTTGGAGCCCACTAGCCCCGGGGACGCGCAGGAGGTGGTCATCCAAGACTCGGGAGACTCCAACGGCTCCAACGTGGAATTCGACATGCAGCACTTCGAGGAAAACGTTGTACCTGGCTTCATCAATAACAATACATTCCAAAGTCCCG GAAAAGGCGGGCGCAAACGCCGTCTCTCGCAAACGCCACAGGCTACTGTTCAGCCTAAAGTCCAAAAGCCGTTAATAAAAGTGTCCGCCACGCCTAAACCTCAGCTGGTTGTCAAAGCACAACCCCAAAAACCCGTAAAAGTATCCAACATCCAAGTCATAAATCCCCAGACGAAAGTCTACTCGAAACCAGTAGAGACAGTCGCACCCCAAAGACGAGTGATCAGAGTAGCTCCTATGACGGGTGGTAATCCAAGGTCGATACTACTGCCTGTAACAATCAAAGACATGAAGGATTTGAAATCGATAAAGATTATAAACGCGGCTGATCTGAAGAATTCTAATTTGAAATTGGCTGCGGCTAACCTCCTGTCGCACAGCAAGATGCAAGATTTCAAAGTGGAGTCGCGCAGTGATTACGAATACGACCGGAGCAATTGTG ACGACTCGGGGAGCGAACGGAGCGAGGATGACGAAGCAGATCAACGCGAAATGAACGACGGTCGCAACGGCTATCCCCGTCTCGTTCTAACAGCCGAGGAGAGGCGGCTGTTGGCGAAGGAAGGAATCACTTTGCCGACGAGCTACCCCCTAACTAAACACGAGGAGAGGGAATTAAAGAGGATCAGGCGCAAGATCAGGAATAAGATCTCTGCGCAAGATTCTAGAAAGAGGAAGAAGGAATATGTTGACGGGCTTGAAGATAG GGTCAAACAGTGCACGGCTGAGAACCAAACGCTGATCAGAAGAATAAAGATACTGCAGTCGCAGAACCAGACGCTCAGCGCGCAATTGAAGCGGCTACAG AACGTTCTAACAGGCGTGACGACAGGCTCCAGCAGCAAATCAGCGCAGCCTGCCACCTGTCTGTTAGTTCTGCTTCTGTCCGTCGCGCTGGTGGCGCTGCCGTCGATGCGCGAGGAGCTGCAAGCGCCGCGGCAGCACTCGCAGCCCGCACAGCGCGCCATCACGAGAGCTCTGCTGTCCGCCACCAACA AAATGACGCTGGACGAGACAGTGATAGATGACGGCGAATTCAACATGGAGGAGCTGATCACGTTCAACCGCCCCCACTCCGACCACGACTACCAGGTGGTCAAGAACCTCGACACACCCAAGGTACTGTACGGAGGTTACGTAGACCTCCCCATAGACGAAGACTGGCCGCCGAACCTGAAGAAACGCATGAAAAAACTGGAATTCGATTACGAAGACGGCAAAGATTATTTGCCGCCGATCGTCAAAGAAGAGAACTACGAAAACTTctacaaaatagaaaaaacgCGCGACGATGATGTTTACAATGATGACAAGGGATTGCTGACTAATGCTCTTCTCTCCACTGGCAGAAAACTAGGCGAGCTACTCGAAGCATTCCCTCTTATACCCGTCAAAAATGAGGACATACTGGTTGAAGAAATTTCCGATTATGACACCAGAAATATAACAGAAGTGAAAAGCTTTGTCGTCAACGGCACTTTTAATgaattctaa